From the Thermodesulfobacteriota bacterium genome, the window ACGATTATGGTTCCTGTTGATGGTGCTGAAAATTCTGGCTTAAGATGCATAATAGGGGAAGAAGAGGTAAAGAAGGTTTACGAGATCCTAAAAGAGAAAGACGTAATCCCTGACACATCTCCGTGGAATAGAAGATACAAAGAATACATGGAAAAGATAAAGAGTGGCTCCATATTTGAAGTGGCATCCGTCCTAAGGGAGCTTTACGGTCTAAAACTCTTAAAAGAGCTATCCTTTGGAGAAAAAAAGATGTTTGAGATGGCAAAAAACCTCTTAAAAAAGGAGCTTTCTTTTGCCTTAAACAAGGAAGAAGACGTAATTGAGGCTGAAATAGAAAGCATATTCAAAAAGAACCACAGAGGATAACTGTGGATCTCATAGTCCAGATATTCCTCCTTCTTGTCACAGCCCTTTCCGGATACTTCATATTCAAAGAGATCTTCCAGAGTTTCATCCTCTCTTTAGTTGGTGCAATAGCGGGTATAATTTTCGGCTATATTATCGTAAAGCTAGAAAGAAGGCTAAAGGATATACCCCTAAAGGTGATAGTCGGTTCCCTTCTTGGAATTATAGTTGGCCTTGTGATTGCAAACCTATTCATATCGAAGCTTCTATTCAGCATATCCGAGAAGATGCCAATTACCCTTCCAATATACGTCCTTATCTACTTCGTTATGGGTTACCTCGGTTTTAGGATCGGGGTCGAAAAGAGTAAAAGTCTAGATCTTTCAAAGCTTCCCGTATTTGAGAAATTCCAGGAGCTAGAGGGAGCAAAGATATTAGATACGAGCGCAATCATAGATGGAAGGATCGCTGATGTGGTAGAGACTGGATTTATAGAGGGAACACTAGTCATTCCCCAGTTTGTGCTATACGAGATCCAGCATATAGCTGACTCGCCCGACCATATAAAGAGGGTGAAAGGAAGAAGGGGTTTAGAGATTCTCCATAGGCTTCAAAAGCAGAACATAATCCCAGTAAAGATAGTCGATTATGATTTTCCAAAATTAAAAGATGTGGATATGAAGCTTATCGCCATTGCCAAGAGATTTTCGGGAAAGATAGTGACTAATGACTACAATTTGAATAAGGTTGCCGAATTACAGGGAATAGAGGTTTT encodes:
- a CDS encoding CarD family transcriptional regulator, giving the protein MSGKNPQSKKKFSVGEVAVYPGHGVGRIESIEEREFSGTRKAFYIMRILDTDMTIMVPVDGAENSGLRCIIGEEEVKKVYEILKEKDVIPDTSPWNRRYKEYMEKIKSGSIFEVASVLRELYGLKLLKELSFGEKKMFEMAKNLLKKELSFALNKEEDVIEAEIESIFKKNHRG
- a CDS encoding TRAM domain-containing protein, yielding MDLIVQIFLLLVTALSGYFIFKEIFQSFILSLVGAIAGIIFGYIIVKLERRLKDIPLKVIVGSLLGIIVGLVIANLFISKLLFSISEKMPITLPIYVLIYFVMGYLGFRIGVEKSKSLDLSKLPVFEKFQELEGAKILDTSAIIDGRIADVVETGFIEGTLVIPQFVLYEIQHIADSPDHIKRVKGRRGLEILHRLQKQNIIPVKIVDYDFPKLKDVDMKLIAIAKRFSGKIVTNDYNLNKVAELQGIEVLNINQLAYALKPPILPGEPLNIRVVKEGKEFGQGIGYLEDGTMVVIEDGRRHIGKNVDIIVTSVLQTPSGRMVFGKLKEHAEREFYFPDEYRYEEQIR